The Oscarella lobularis chromosome 4, ooOscLobu1.1, whole genome shotgun sequence nucleotide sequence ACATTTCTCCTTTGAAGCAATACGAGTTATTCCCTGTACACATATCTGATAAGATACCAGAATAGTCAATTTGTGCACTCACTGTTACGCCCTGATGATGGTCAACTTGCTCCTTCCAAAAGGTACTTGGTAGCTCTTTATACAGATGGTGTTCTTTAGtcggtttcttttctataggCGTAAactctaaaaataaaaaagtaCTTTTCGCTTTATTTTTGtctcaatttcaaaatataACCTTTAGTGAAAtctttctttgtcgtcgaaacgtAATCAGGTTTGGGTGGAGGAGGATTGAATTCTTCATGCACCTCTTGACTACAGAgtgaaaaacaaaattgTATAAATAAATGAGTAAATAAATGAAGTCCTACCTGATATGATGTCGTATCTCTCTCTCCAGCTGTTCCTTACGCTTGCCTACAGAGCAGAATTATTGTGTTTTCTTCCTATAGCAACGCATTTTGCCTTACCAACTGTTTTCACTCCAGCAGACGAAGGAGAACGATAGGCATCTTTCACCGTGGACAGACTCTCGATTTTCGACTCGAAGCTTGTCGACAATATACCCTATGAAGGATATAGATGCCTaatcctttctctctttgcaTTCTTGCCTTGTGGCCCCGTCTCTGGACGTCTGCAGTGCTTGCTTCACCTTCGGTACGGTCGATCTGAGCAACGGCGCGCTACAGAGGACCCCAGTTCACGACAAGTCGACAGTCAATCGTAAACTACCTCTTCAACCCAGTTCTCGATAAGTACTTTTGCTCCGGAGTTCGTTAGGCCGAGTTCGTTGCGACCGTCACCCATCGTAGGTATTTCCATAGAAACGAATCGGGACATTGACCGTTGCACGTGACAAAGCAACGCGAGGAGGATGAGGAACCTTCATCTCCGTGCGAACGATTACGTTCTATTCAGTCGCGATCTGCAGCCAGCCGAATATGAGTTCTTTTGCCGTCACGTGGCCGCGTTTAAGCGTATGTGGAAAGATCAGGTTCGTCCCCCGTTCATTTTTCAGGCGCGTTCACGCGAGAACGCGCTTTCGCATTTCAGACGCCACGATTTTGGCGCCAATTCCTTCGCTGCTTTCGCGAATACTCGGCAAACTACGGCATCATGCAAGATTTCCCAtcgaaagcggcgaaggTGACGATGGAAGATGGGCGTGGTTGCTCTCTCGAGAGAGAAACGCGTGTTTTCGCAGAAACTCGGTCGAAAGGTCGACGCGAGACGTCTACTCGAAGAATCGTACGCAATGATcgaaaacgatttcgtttGGGGTAGGCGAAACGCGTTCTAAACCGCGTCGCgactatttttcttttcaggcaAGGAATCGTCGGCAAAAGGTCTTATCGTCGATTTGGCAATATTGGCGGCGAATCAAGAGGGTTTGTCTCACATGTCGGGACGGTTCGGTGCGTCGCTGTCTCCTCTCCTTGTTTCTATTGAGAtgttctgtttttttttcgtcagGGAAAGATCCGTTTTTTAGCAGGGATACTAGGTAAAGTAAGTATTGCGTCACGGATGTGgttacctttttcttctagagaTGCTTTTCGGAAAATGTTCGGCGATCCGAAGGATACTCTGAGCTATTCAAAAGTTAGACGCGTATGAGTATGTGTGTTTCCgctttttgatttatttcttttctaggctctcgtttttcttcctttgcTGATTAAGTTTGCTGGTGCTGTCGTGAAGCTCTTGAAGATTTGGTTGGATTCGCCTGAAGTGTGGGAAGAGCGATCCTATTTGGCGAGTTTGGAAAGAAATATCAATGATTCGATAGCCGAGAACGAATTGAGACGAcgcgaggaggagaaagccTCTATGCTCGTCGATCACTTGAAAGCGGAGAAGAacgggcgtcgacgtcaaggaaaaaaggaagagaagaacgaggaggaggagaagaacgaggaggagaagaacgaggaggagaagaacgaggaagaggtggacgaagaaaatgagagcgaggagacgaacactgaacaaaaaaagaaaaagaaaaaaaagaagaaaaagaagaagaaactcgCGGACGAGGACGAGTCAAAAGtgaatgaagaagaaaaggcagaagaggaggaggaggtggtgAAAGAACacaaggaggaagagagagCGGAGGacgtgaaagagaaagaggcgaATCCTTCCCATTTTCCAGAAGAACCGGAAACGTGCGGCATATCGGAAAACCTTCGCTGGCGATGCAACGTCATGAAAATGATTCACGACATGAATCGAGTGGCGAGCGGCGAACCGCCTGATCCCATACGTCAAGTGCGTCAAACGTTCGACGTTTcggcgttgacgtcgacggaaataCCAGGCAATCTCGGCGCAATTGTCGCAATGGCAAAAACGATGGCGACGGCaatcaaaaatgaaaaagagaatcgCGGTGTCGTTGGGATGCATCCGAACGATACGGTCTCAGGTCAACTGTCGCGACCTATCGTGCCTCtagaaaacgacggcgacggcggcggcggcggcggcaacgacaATGAAGGCGGCGGCTTCTCGTCCAACTTTCCAATGACTCACAGCCAAGCCGTCAAACGCATGCACAGCGACGTTCTTTCCGTCTGCTTGGATCGCGAGAAAACAATGTCTTACACTCTTCCCCTCGGCATTCATTCGCCCATTCGCGTTCCGCGCTGGGCGGCGATGTTTGGCGGTCGAATAGCGTCGTACGATCCCGAAACGCCGGCGGCGCTGTTCGTTGGGCAGGAGTCGATGTGGGAGAAGATACACGAGCGTCTGTGTTACGAGCACATGCCCGCCGATTATCTGTTCGGCGGCTATTGCAAGAGTCGCTACACAACGCCACAGGGAGTGACGATCAACTACGTGTGGCACTACCTTGACAAGGCAAAGAAACCGATCATTGACGAGCActacgtcgacgaacgcgacaTGATATACGGCATTAAGTATCTGTTTAACAGCTCGAAGAGTCGAAAGCACATGGAAGACGTTCTCGAAACGTGGAATGTGAGGGGACGACCGCATTATCGTGATACGCTCATTCAGCCAAGTCGTTTGGAGGCGCATCGACGTGTGCCGTGGATCTATGGCTACCGGTCGCcatcgagcgacgaagatccgCTTATTCCTGAAGAACCAGACGAGTCCGAATTGACTACTAGTAGCTGTTTAGATATAGGGTCTATTAGCGATTTGCTCAAGGGCGGCAAGCTGGGGAGGAGCGTGATGGTCATGGCTGCTTCGCAGGGTAATCCCTTACCCTACTTTGCAGCAGCTCAATATGTCAGGCAGCTTAATGCGGGCACTGGAAAGTTGAAGACTCCAGTTAGAagtaaaaagaaacgttctGGCAAGACAAGGAAGGATAAGAACGAGCAAGGACCGGTGGCACGTGCAGAAAGGGATACTGATGAAGTATctggagaaaaagacgactctAAGACGGCGACAAAGGCAGAAGTGGAGGCGGAGGCAGGTGCTGCTCTGACTGTTGATGGTAAGAGTTCAAGCAAACATTGTTGGAATTGTCGTAAAGAGGAACCTCAGCCCAAAACTTTCAAGAAATGCAAATTGTAAGGAATTTTTTGCTGGGGTCATGGGGGTGGATTTTTTCTACGTTGTGACGTTTAGGTGCACTTCGAAGGAGAATGCTCGGTACTACTGCTCCAGGGAATGCCAAGGTTAGCTCTTTGCTTTCCTAGGGACTCTATTATTGTTTGCTTCCCTTTTTTTTGTTAGCGATTGACTGGAAGGAAAAGCACAGGGAATATCATCAGCTCAATTCTCAAGGGAACTGATAAGTAGTTGAGGTATTCGTACGCTAAACGTCGTGTAACATCATTTTAGTTAGTTGTTTTTTGTCGTAaatgagaatttttttcaatgagGGCGTTATTTTCTCTCTGGTTCCTGAGAATGAGGTGACGGGGCAACTTGAAGAGGTGCTCTGCTGGAGCATTTCCACGGGTTTgggaaaaattttctttggTCCATTGTTGTCGATGAAACCTGATAGGGAAGGGCGCATCCGCCGCGTGCACGGCGCTTCCACGGGAACAGCATCGCACTGACGTTTACATGTCTCTATCACCTGCCAAGAAACGTGCCCCGGCAAGCTGGTTTGGCGCGAAACTGGCTGCCCGTTCTCGCGCGCGATTGGCAGCCCGACCCACCGCAGCTAATTCGGGACACTGATCGAGCCAATAAGCGCAGGCCAATGACGTAGGCTGCCAAGCCCAACAAAGAACATTGCGCAACGCGCCTAAGCTTCAGTCTCTCGAGTCTCGCGACGGCTGCTGcacgacgaaaaagcgatggagcaagacgaaaagaacgcagAAGCGAGCGAAGTAGCACGACGCCTTCGCACATTCGGCGACAATCTGGAAGAGATGTACAGCCGTCGTCCCATTCGACTCACACTCGTCGACAAGACGCTCtacgttctcgacgtcgtcgtcgcggtcTACTTCATCGTCTCCGACATCTTCCGATTCCGCGACTACCGATAGGGGAAGGTAAGCGTAACGAGGTCAGACGCGGATTGTTTTGGACCAACTTCCGTCGAGGGGGGCGGGCGAACGCCCACATTGGCCCCAATAGCGCGTCTGCCTTGCGGTTCTGCTGCTTTGCCAGCAAGCTCGCTTCCTTAATATCGATCTGTCTCGCGATGCTCCTTTCTCGCGTATCAGAGAGACGTCAACAGGGGCTATGCGAGATAAGAACTTCCTTCGCAGCCACGCCCCGTCGTTCGCCATTCATTCGAAGGGACTGGGGGCGTGGTTTCAGCTAACCGTTTATTTTCCATAGGGAATTCGGAGATTTCATCTCAAGGCGCGTAGTGTAtaaagaaaattcgacggCAAGACTGCGAAATAGTGTATAAAGACGTTGTACATAGGCAGTCTCTTATGTATCATCTCTTCACTGCCCTATTTATGCGTTTCTgtattatttattcagaacGATCATTGTAGATGTTTTCTCTCTGTATCATAAGCTCTAATCAGTATATAAGAGATCTGACGTAGCCTTTTTCGAATGGGGGCACTCTGCACCACCGTTGCATTTTGTCATCGATATGGGATAAAAGGGTAATCGGCTTTGTTCGTCTCTCGTCCTAAATTGTTTGTCTTTCTCTATacgctttttccttttgcagACTGTGGATCCACCAAAGagcttcctctttctctctagaCCTTCAACGACCTCATTTCCGTTTGTTCAGCGTCTCTTTTCTCCTGGCTATTCGGTGTTGTTTGCAGAGTCGACGTCTAACGTTAGGGAGGAGGAGCATTAATTTGCTAATTAGATAATTAGCTGCAGCAACGTTTTTGGTTTCACAAAGACGGAGTCCCTTTTCCACTTTCTAGAggcattttcttttcttctcaagcTGTGTGCGTGTGAGAAAGAGCGGACCGCCTGTCTGcacgaagaggaaaagaaattcaattggGAATCTTGGCGCAGTGTTGCCATGCAGACCCACTCATATCAAACAAACACCATCAATGCATCATCCATGCTCTCAGACACGTGTGCTTGCGATCCTTATCTATTTCACCACCAGCCCCAGGTGATGTCCTGGGATGTCCCTGGTGCTGTGATGAATCATGGTGATGATTATCTAATTGATGGTTCCCACTCAGtacaaaggaaaaaaatcgtctgcACTCAATCTAATTTCAAGTGTCTTGACCAGCAATTATGGCGCGTTGACCGTCATTCGAACCTTTGCTCACAACAAGGCCACCCATCGATAAAGGCGGAGAAATCTGATTAGAGCTACATTGAAGACTCTTGATGTGCCGCCGGTGGCACCAACGAACATCCGGGCTTGGTGGCGTTCCCGGTATTTTCGGCAATGCCtccgaaaaagagaagaagtaAGTTCCTAATCGATCTCCAATCAACATCACATCGTGCTTGTAGGACCTAGAAAGTTTCCCTCCGACGATGAAAGctcagaaaacgaaattagCCCGTATTTTTCTCCGGcggagacgacgccgagccGATCGGCGAAAAGACGagcgaacgatcgacttcgaacgacgccaaacgaagcgaaggatACGAAAAGCCCCTATTTCGAAATGAACGAATTGAATCTGAGCGAGGAATCgagcagcgacgaagaactgCCGCCAAAGGAGACGACTCCGCGACAAATCACTCGTTCGCCAACGAAACGACCCGAGACGAAGAtcgcaaagaaagaagagcagcgAAGCGAACTCAAAGCGAAGGCGAGTccgtcgaaaaaaagaagaggtcGTCCACGTAAAAACGACGCCTCCTCGAGAACGAATCCCAAGGAGTCGGCCGAGGAAAGTAGAACGGAAAGACGTCAGGCCGGgatcgaagagaaagagcagCAACCGAGCGAACCTGACGCtaaggcgaagaagaaagaaaggggTCGTCCTCGCACCTCGACGAAAACAAAGGCTGAGGCTTCGCCTGAAAAGAGCAGTCCCATGGTTTCGCAGCGAAGCCGAAGTGGTCGCGGTAAGGAGCGTCGAGGACCGGTGATTCCGAAGAAAGCCGCTTCCAGTAAAGAACAGCGAGTAGTGGATACCAGTAGCGAGTCTGAGATGGAATGGGAGGAAGTTGATGGTGACGGTGAGAATTGGGAGTTCTCCGTAAGCGCCTTTCTTAGTGCGTTTTTTAGTTGTGGCTGAGCGTGCGGCAGCGGAACCAGCAGAAACGATTGAAATTACCCTGGCTGGATCAAAAGCGAAATCGGAAGGGTGGGTGCACGTGGAGGAAGAGGGGCTCTCCTAAAACGcggtttttagaaaaagcgATATGGAGAAAGCATTCGAGAAATTTCATCGTGACTTGCAGGAGAATAAACACAAGGTAATGAAGCCACTGTATTGTGTCGTGCGTGATTGTGTCAGCTTTTCGGGGAGTTGGGCGTGGCAATACATGTGGTTCTCATCCAGGTCGAATTGCTCTGTCTCGTGGCAGCCCTTCGACACAGAAATCATCTGTGCAATGACGAGCTGCTTCAGGTTTGTTTCCGAGCAAAAGGTTTT carries:
- the LOC136185854 gene encoding sperm-associated antigen 8-like, whose product is MGDGRNELGLTNSGAKVLIENWVEERAVAQIDRTEGEASTADVQRRGHKGILSTSFESKIESLSTVKDAYRSPSSAGVKTVGKRKEQLEREIRHHISQEVHEEFNPPPPKPDYVSTTKKDFTKEFTPIEKKPTKEHHLYKELPSTFWKEQVDHHQGVTGITRIASKEKCFQKNAAFSTPIGEYMGSPCEL
- the LOC136185816 gene encoding uncharacterized protein, which encodes MRNLHLRANDYVLFSRDLQPAEYEFFCRHVAAFKRMWKDQTPRFWRQFLRCFREYSANYGIMQDFPSKAAKKLGRKVDARRLLEESYAMIENDFVWGKESSAKGLIVDLAILAANQEGLSHMSGRFGKDPFFSRDTRDAFRKMFGDPKDTLSYSKALVFLPLLIKFAGAVVKLLKIWLDSPEVWEERSYLASLERNINDSIAENELRRREEEKASMLVDHLKAEKNGRRRQGKKEEKNEEEEKNEEEKNEEEKNEEEVDEENESEETNTEQKKKKKKKKKKKKKLADEDESKVNEEEKAEEEEEVVKEHKEEERAEDVKEKEANPSHFPEEPETCGISENLRWRCNVMKMIHDMNRVASGEPPDPIRQVRQTFDVSALTSTEIPGNLGAIVAMAKTMATAIKNEKENRGVVGMHPNDTVSGQLSRPIVPLENDGDGGGGGGNDNEGGGFSSNFPMTHSQAVKRMHSDVLSVCLDREKTMSYTLPLGIHSPIRVPRWAAMFGGRIASYDPETPAALFVGQESMWEKIHERLCYEHMPADYLFGGYCKSRYTTPQGVTINYVWHYLDKAKKPIIDEHYVDERDMIYGIKYLFNSSKSRKHMEDVLETWNVRGRPHYRDTLIQPSRLEAHRRVPWIYGYRSPSSDEDPLIPEEPDESELTTSSCLDIGSISDLLKGGKLGRSVMVMAASQGNPLPYFAAAQYVRQLNAGTGKLKTPVRSKKKRSGKTRKDKNEQGPVARAERDTDEVSGEKDDSKTATKAEVEAEAGAALTVDGKSSSKHCWNCRKEEPQPKTFKKCKLCTSKENARYYCSRECQAIDWKEKHREYHQLNSQGN